Proteins from a single region of Desulfolutivibrio sulfoxidireducens:
- a CDS encoding response regulator produces MLTCVASFDQCGEPTTLRILVVEDDPNHRKLARQVLEDYGHEVTDADDGVEALAFLASRDFDLVVLDMRLPGMDGREFIRHVRHSKREYADIPIIVMTGYGLGQHRDLFKRYDIRDYLDKPYDSDLLLDRVHHYHSRA; encoded by the coding sequence ATGTTGACCTGTGTGGCGTCCTTTGATCAATGCGGGGAACCGACGACGTTGCGTATCCTGGTCGTCGAGGATGACCCGAATCACCGCAAACTGGCCCGGCAGGTCCTCGAAGACTATGGTCACGAGGTCACTGACGCCGATGACGGCGTGGAGGCCCTGGCCTTCCTGGCCAGCCGTGATTTCGACCTCGTGGTCCTGGACATGCGCCTTCCGGGCATGGACGGCCGGGAATTCATCCGGCACGTGCGGCATTCCAAAAGAGAGTATGCCGATATCCCCATCATCGTCATGACCGGGTACGGCCTGGGCCAGCACCGGGACCTTTTCAAGCGCTACGACATCCGCGATTACCTGGACAAGCCCTACGACAGCGACCTCCTCCTGGATCGGGTACACCATTACCATTCCCGGGCCTGA
- the icd gene encoding NADP-dependent isocitrate dehydrogenase, which translates to MNVPGVPLMQKTVYFIEGDGIGPEVWRAARPVIDAAATAAYGTSRSLAWTELLAGEKAYKETGEYLPQATLDALATAELAMKGPLGTPVGGGIRSLNVTLRQVLDLYACIRPIRYFGGIESPVKHPEKVDMIIFRENTEDVYAGIEYAAGTPQARKLLEFLRDELGAKVDTAAGVGIKPMTEAGCKRLVRKALKHAVDAGRPSVTLVHKGNIMKFTEGAFRAWGYEVAKTEFGEKTMTEDEAAAGGDKPIVIKDRIADNMFQVALMEPEKYSVIATTNLNGDYISDALAAQVGGLGLAPGVNMSDTLAFFEATHGTAPRIAGKDMANPGSLILCGAMLFEHLGWNEAADRIYGAVNKVLASRQVTVDLAGQMPGATVVGCARFGELLGEKM; encoded by the coding sequence ATCAACGTCCCTGGAGTCCCTCTCATGCAAAAAACCGTCTATTTCATCGAGGGCGACGGCATCGGCCCCGAGGTCTGGCGGGCCGCCCGGCCGGTCATCGACGCGGCGGCCACGGCCGCCTACGGCACGTCCCGTTCCCTCGCCTGGACCGAGCTTCTGGCCGGTGAAAAGGCCTACAAAGAGACCGGGGAATATCTGCCCCAGGCCACCCTGGACGCCCTGGCCACGGCGGAGTTGGCCATGAAGGGCCCCCTGGGCACCCCTGTGGGCGGCGGCATCCGCAGCCTCAACGTGACCCTGCGCCAGGTCCTGGACCTCTACGCCTGCATCCGGCCCATCCGCTACTTCGGCGGCATCGAATCCCCGGTCAAGCACCCGGAGAAGGTGGACATGATCATCTTTCGGGAGAACACCGAGGACGTCTACGCCGGCATCGAATACGCCGCCGGGACCCCCCAGGCCAGAAAGCTCCTGGAATTTCTGCGCGACGAACTCGGGGCCAAGGTGGATACGGCCGCCGGCGTGGGCATCAAGCCCATGACCGAGGCCGGCTGCAAGCGACTGGTGCGCAAGGCCCTCAAGCACGCCGTGGACGCCGGCCGTCCGAGCGTGACCCTGGTGCACAAGGGCAATATCATGAAGTTCACCGAGGGCGCGTTCCGGGCCTGGGGCTACGAGGTGGCCAAGACCGAATTCGGCGAGAAGACCATGACCGAGGACGAGGCCGCCGCCGGCGGAGACAAGCCCATCGTCATAAAAGACCGCATCGCCGACAACATGTTCCAGGTGGCGCTCATGGAACCCGAAAAATACAGCGTCATCGCCACCACGAACTTAAACGGCGACTACATCTCCGACGCCCTGGCCGCCCAGGTCGGCGGACTGGGGCTGGCCCCGGGCGTGAACATGAGCGACACCCTGGCCTTTTTCGAGGCCACCCACGGCACCGCGCCGCGCATCGCCGGAAAGGACATGGCCAACCCGGGCAGCCTCATCCTGTGCGGGGCCATGCTCTTTGAACACCTCGGCTGGAACGAGGCCGCCGACCGTATTTACGGGGCGGTGAACAAGGTCCTGGCCTCCAGGCAGGTCACTGTGGATTTGGCCGGACAGATGCCCGGGGCCACCGTCGTGGGCTGCGCCCGGTTCGGGGAGCTTTTGGGGGAGAAGATGTAG
- a CDS encoding hydantoinase/oxoprolinase family protein — protein MLVVGVDTGGTFTDLIVHAGEGEAGRFVAVKVPSTPDDPARAILEGLERLKDMGLPVPDRVVHGSTVATNAVLERKGAKTALVATRGFSDVIAIGRQNRTDLYDPAYRRAPCIVPDALRFEAPGRVLADKSRREILSSDAARTIAARVAASGAESVAVCLLFSFLDPADERLLGRELAARGLAVSLSHEIMREFREFERTSTTAVNAYVSPLMARYLTRLHGGLGKNAGLCVMQSSGGIITASTAMRQSVRTILSGPAGGVTAAMAVARETGYDRLITFDMGGTSTDVALLDKSPVMTTETVVSGYPVTIPMIDIHTVGAGGGSLAAFDAAGALTVGPRSAGADPGPACYGRGEGLTVTDANLVLGRIVPEMFLGGGMPLFPDRAMKLMTDMAALRGMDALELAEGIVAVAEAAMERAIRVISVERGHDPAEFALVCFGGAGGLHAVSLARSLGMRRVVVPPHPGLFSALGMLLADISRDFSATVMLEWDQASAEVIEARFSAMEERAGRELETEGAAPGDVELERSVDMRYRGQSFELNVPFCPDMVAAFNDLHEKTYGYKTPGRPVQCVTLRVRATARTDKPGLPRDDALPGQGLSPPVEGQRAIFHQGRHLSCALYARNRFVPGHAFAGPAVVAEDSATSYLPPGTSALVDALGNLVIDTGERP, from the coding sequence ATGCTCGTTGTCGGCGTGGATACCGGGGGCACATTTACAGATTTGATTGTCCATGCCGGGGAAGGGGAGGCGGGACGGTTCGTCGCGGTCAAGGTTCCCTCCACCCCGGACGATCCGGCCCGGGCGATCCTGGAGGGATTGGAACGCCTGAAAGACATGGGGCTGCCGGTCCCGGACCGGGTGGTACACGGCTCCACCGTGGCCACCAACGCCGTCCTGGAACGGAAAGGGGCCAAAACCGCCCTGGTGGCCACCAGGGGATTCTCCGACGTCATCGCCATCGGCCGCCAGAACCGGACCGACCTCTACGATCCCGCCTACCGGCGCGCCCCCTGCATCGTGCCGGATGCCCTGCGGTTCGAGGCGCCGGGACGGGTTTTGGCGGATAAATCGCGGCGCGAGATCCTGTCTTCGGACGCCGCCCGGACCATCGCCGCCCGGGTGGCCGCCTCCGGGGCCGAATCCGTGGCCGTGTGCCTGCTTTTTTCCTTTCTCGATCCGGCCGACGAACGGCTTCTCGGGCGCGAACTGGCCGCGCGTGGACTGGCCGTATCCCTGTCCCACGAGATCATGCGCGAATTCCGGGAGTTCGAGCGGACCTCGACCACCGCCGTCAACGCCTACGTCTCGCCGCTGATGGCCCGGTATCTCACACGCCTGCACGGCGGCCTCGGAAAAAACGCGGGGCTTTGCGTCATGCAGTCCAGCGGCGGCATCATCACCGCCTCCACGGCCATGCGCCAGTCCGTGCGCACCATCCTGTCCGGCCCGGCCGGAGGCGTCACCGCCGCCATGGCCGTGGCCCGGGAGACGGGATACGACCGGCTCATCACCTTCGATATGGGCGGCACCTCCACCGACGTGGCCCTTTTGGACAAATCCCCGGTCATGACCACCGAGACCGTGGTCTCGGGCTATCCGGTGACCATCCCCATGATCGACATCCATACCGTGGGCGCGGGAGGCGGCTCTCTGGCGGCCTTCGACGCGGCCGGGGCGTTGACCGTGGGGCCGAGAAGCGCCGGGGCCGATCCCGGGCCGGCCTGTTACGGCCGGGGAGAGGGCCTGACGGTCACCGACGCCAACCTGGTTCTGGGCCGCATCGTGCCGGAGATGTTTCTGGGCGGCGGCATGCCCCTTTTCCCTGATCGGGCCATGAAGCTCATGACCGACATGGCCGCCTTGCGGGGCATGGACGCGCTCGAACTGGCCGAAGGCATCGTGGCCGTGGCCGAGGCGGCCATGGAGCGGGCCATCCGGGTCATCTCGGTTGAGCGCGGGCACGATCCGGCGGAGTTTGCCCTTGTGTGCTTCGGCGGGGCGGGGGGGCTGCATGCCGTGTCCCTGGCCCGGTCCCTGGGCATGCGCCGGGTGGTCGTGCCGCCGCATCCCGGGCTTTTCTCGGCCCTGGGCATGCTTTTGGCGGACATCTCCAGGGACTTTTCGGCCACGGTCATGCTGGAATGGGATCAGGCCTCTGCCGAGGTCATCGAGGCCCGTTTTTCCGCCATGGAGGAGCGCGCCGGGCGCGAGTTGGAAACCGAGGGGGCCGCCCCTGGAGACGTGGAGTTGGAACGGTCCGTGGACATGCGCTACCGGGGGCAGTCCTTCGAACTCAACGTGCCCTTTTGTCCGGACATGGTCGCGGCCTTCAACGACCTGCACGAGAAGACCTACGGCTACAAGACCCCGGGCCGGCCCGTGCAATGCGTCACCCTGCGGGTGCGCGCCACGGCCCGTACGGACAAGCCGGGGCTGCCCCGCGACGACGCCCTGCCCGGACAGGGGCTTTCGCCTCCCGTCGAGGGGCAACGCGCGATATTCCATCAGGGACGGCATCTGTCTTGCGCGTTGTATGCCCGAAACCGGTTTGTGCCCGGCCATGCCTTCGCGGGCCCGGCCGTGGTGGCCGAGGATTCCGCCACCAGCTACCTGCCGCCCGGGACGTCGGCCCTGGTGGACGCCCTTGGCAATCTGGTCATTGACACGGGGGAACGGCCATGA
- a CDS encoding hydantoinase B/oxoprolinase family protein, protein MTDPRDPLVLDVFRNRFAAVAEEMGVTLMRTAYSPNIKERRDYSCAVFDAAGDMVAQAAHIPVHLGAMPLSVKAVLAEKTFAPGDMVMVNDPFRGGTHLPDITLVAPVFADGDRPVFYVANRAHHSDVGGMAAGSMPLSTSLFQEGIVIPPVTVVRGGVMDRELMDFFLANVRTPVEREGDFAAQIMANLTGAKRLSEMIERFGRERTAHQAARLLDHAEALARAAIREVPDGVHEACDLLDDDGAGGADIAVRLRLTIRGDGMEFDFTGSDPQAAGCVNATRAIAVSCVLYAVRCLVAKDVPVNAGLTRPIHIVTRPGSIVDAAFPAAVAGGNVETSQRLVDVIFLAMSQALPGKVPAASQGTMNNVAVGGVDARTGAPFAYYETLAGGMGAGAAGPGESAVHSHMTNTLNTPVEALEYAYPLVVREYGLRRGSGGEGRHPGGDGLCRELEFLSPAEVTVLSERRRHPPYGLSGGAPGATGRNVLIHDGEARELPGKCHFTAVKGDRLRVETPGGGGYGEKHYLVYSENKLSRCD, encoded by the coding sequence ATGACCGATCCGCGCGATCCGCTTGTCCTCGACGTCTTTCGCAACCGCTTTGCCGCCGTGGCCGAGGAGATGGGCGTGACGCTCATGCGCACGGCCTATTCGCCCAACATCAAGGAGCGCCGCGACTATTCCTGCGCCGTGTTCGACGCCGCCGGGGACATGGTGGCCCAGGCCGCGCACATCCCTGTGCATCTGGGGGCCATGCCCCTGTCGGTCAAGGCCGTCCTGGCCGAAAAGACCTTCGCCCCCGGCGACATGGTCATGGTCAACGACCCCTTCCGGGGCGGCACGCATCTGCCGGACATCACGCTGGTGGCCCCGGTCTTCGCGGACGGAGACCGGCCGGTCTTTTACGTGGCCAACCGGGCGCATCACAGCGATGTGGGCGGCATGGCCGCCGGGTCCATGCCGCTTTCGACCTCGCTTTTCCAGGAAGGGATCGTCATCCCGCCTGTGACCGTGGTCCGGGGCGGGGTCATGGACCGGGAACTCATGGACTTTTTTCTGGCCAACGTGCGCACCCCCGTGGAGCGCGAGGGCGATTTCGCGGCCCAGATCATGGCCAACCTGACCGGCGCGAAACGGCTTTCGGAGATGATCGAAAGGTTCGGCCGCGAGAGGACGGCGCATCAGGCGGCGCGGCTTCTGGACCATGCCGAGGCGCTCGCCCGGGCGGCCATCCGCGAGGTGCCGGACGGCGTCCACGAGGCCTGTGACCTGCTCGACGACGACGGCGCGGGAGGCGCGGACATCGCGGTGCGCCTGCGCCTGACCATCCGGGGTGACGGGATGGAGTTCGATTTCACCGGGTCGGACCCCCAGGCCGCCGGGTGCGTCAACGCCACCCGGGCCATCGCCGTGTCGTGCGTGCTCTACGCCGTGCGCTGTCTGGTGGCCAAGGACGTGCCGGTCAACGCGGGGCTTACCCGGCCCATCCATATCGTCACCCGGCCGGGAAGCATCGTCGATGCGGCATTTCCGGCGGCCGTGGCCGGGGGCAACGTGGAGACCTCGCAACGGTTGGTGGACGTGATTTTTTTGGCCATGAGTCAGGCCTTGCCGGGCAAGGTTCCGGCGGCGTCGCAGGGCACCATGAATAACGTGGCCGTGGGGGGCGTCGATGCGCGCACCGGCGCGCCGTTCGCCTACTACGAGACCCTGGCCGGGGGCATGGGTGCGGGCGCGGCCGGGCCTGGGGAAAGCGCCGTGCACAGCCACATGACCAATACGCTCAATACGCCTGTGGAGGCCCTGGAATACGCCTATCCGCTGGTGGTCCGGGAATATGGGCTTCGCCGGGGCTCGGGCGGGGAAGGGCGGCACCCTGGCGGCGACGGGCTGTGCCGGGAACTGGAATTTCTGTCTCCGGCCGAGGTCACGGTGTTGTCCGAACGTCGGCGGCATCCGCCGTATGGCTTATCCGGCGGCGCGCCCGGGGCCACGGGGCGAAATGTGCTGATCCATGACGGCGAGGCCCGGGAACTGCCCGGCAAGTGCCATTTCACGGCCGTGAAGGGCGATAGGCTGCGGGTGGAGACGCCGGGCGGGGGAGGGTATGGGGAAAAACACTACTTGGTATATTCTGAGAATAAACTGTCACGCTGTGATTAG
- a CDS encoding DUF5677 domain-containing protein → MPDKNNLTINSAIQSYKTAIGYILKDCTFDITSEHIKIDKYLLILFTRIITLSDAILNNISNSIYCAIQPLLRILIEAHIQFINLTKDINKTKQIDYEACNRTLQLLISLEEIDEYAEYIDQDKHNAKKSELKKLLEDLKKYKSNIEKKFDTIGLTPLYSALYRPLSLHVHNNLRALESLHLVTKDNSSVIVPFKSLHIDEMMSYIFTALKIMTSDAIILNLYFDSRLFPSLPEALSEFEKFQQFYFNKFPPSKDIP, encoded by the coding sequence ATGCCAGATAAAAATAATCTCACGATAAACTCAGCTATACAGTCATATAAGACTGCAATTGGCTACATATTAAAAGATTGCACATTCGATATTACATCAGAACATATAAAAATTGACAAATATTTATTAATATTATTCACAAGGATCATCACATTATCGGACGCAATTTTAAACAATATTTCAAATTCAATATATTGTGCAATTCAACCTTTGCTTAGAATTCTTATTGAGGCTCATATTCAATTCATAAATTTGACAAAAGACATCAACAAAACAAAACAAATTGACTACGAGGCATGCAATAGAACATTACAACTCTTAATATCTTTGGAAGAAATCGATGAATATGCAGAGTATATCGACCAAGACAAGCATAATGCAAAAAAATCTGAATTAAAAAAACTTCTCGAGGATCTTAAAAAATATAAATCAAATATTGAAAAAAAATTCGACACTATCGGACTAACCCCCTTATACAGTGCGTTGTACAGGCCTTTATCACTACATGTTCACAACAACCTTCGAGCCCTTGAAAGCCTACATTTAGTTACAAAAGACAACTCGAGCGTTATTGTTCCTTTTAAATCATTGCATATTGACGAAATGATGTCGTATATTTTTACCGCCTTGAAAATTATGACAAGTGATGCGATAATTTTGAATTTGTACTTTGATTCCAGATTGTTCCCAAGTCTTCCGGAAGCTCTCTCTGAATTTGAAAAATTCCAACAATTTTATTTCAACAAATTTCCTCCGAGCAAAGATATCCCTTAA
- a CDS encoding sulfite exporter TauE/SafE family protein has translation MFSYLLYPLFGAVAGIIAGLLGVGGGIVVVPVLVFLFTTQGFPPEFVMKMALGTSLASIMFTSISSFRAHHRRGAVHWDIVKAITPGILIGTFGGTYLAAALSGTFLTAFFACFLYYVAIQMLLNLKPKPSRTLPGTAGMLGMGGFIGVISSLVGIGGGTLSVPFMTWCNLPMHHAIGTSAAIGFPIAVAGTVGYIVNGWSVAGLPAPSLGFVSIPALIGIAVFSMLTAPFGARLAHKLPVPVLKKIFAVFLIATATKMMWGVIF, from the coding sequence ATGTTCTCGTATCTTCTCTATCCCCTTTTCGGCGCGGTCGCCGGCATCATCGCCGGCCTTCTGGGCGTGGGCGGCGGCATCGTGGTGGTCCCGGTCCTTGTTTTCCTGTTCACCACCCAGGGATTCCCCCCGGAATTTGTCATGAAGATGGCGCTGGGCACCTCGTTGGCCAGCATCATGTTCACCTCCATCTCCAGCTTCCGGGCGCATCATCGCCGGGGCGCGGTGCACTGGGACATCGTCAAGGCCATCACCCCGGGAATCCTGATCGGCACCTTCGGCGGCACGTATCTGGCGGCCGCCCTGTCGGGCACGTTCCTGACGGCCTTTTTCGCCTGCTTCCTGTATTACGTCGCCATCCAGATGCTTTTAAACTTAAAGCCCAAGCCGTCGCGGACCCTGCCCGGCACGGCGGGCATGCTCGGCATGGGCGGGTTCATCGGCGTGATCTCGAGTCTGGTGGGGATCGGCGGCGGTACGCTGTCGGTGCCGTTTATGACCTGGTGCAACCTGCCCATGCATCACGCCATCGGGACCTCGGCGGCCATCGGGTTTCCCATCGCCGTGGCCGGGACCGTGGGGTACATCGTCAACGGGTGGAGCGTGGCGGGGCTGCCCGCCCCGAGCCTGGGCTTCGTCTCCATCCCGGCGCTCATCGGGATCGCGGTGTTCAGCATGCTGACCGCGCCGTTCGGGGCCAGGCTGGCGCATAAGCTGCCCGTGCCGGTGCTCAAGAAAATATTTGCCGTGTTTCTCATCGCCACGGCGACGAAGATGATGTGGGGTGTGATTTTTTAA